The following coding sequences are from one Geothrix sp. window:
- a CDS encoding cysteine desulfurase family protein, which yields MPRLYFDANASAPPHPEAVEAVRRAMAEDWANPTSTHREGQRARFRLEEARRELAASLSVAPGELVFCASATEALFLLIRGLQPALGDRPAAAFPGEHSACLNPLRDWSRLAWLPELPPDCATVVQMAANNETGLLYAMPALLDAVRIKDCCQAWGKVPVELSDCDAAVFSGHKMGGPRGAALLWLRPGLPWEIVMEGPQERRRRGGTEDLPAILGLAAAARHLTERQEMNAALAPLRDAFETEVTSRGGDIAVIGQGSPRLPNTSCILFKGRNGEALHASLDLAGFAVSTGSACHSGSVKPSHAITTLGYSLDDARSVLRFSMLPDAQPSEVEALAAAIKRLT from the coding sequence ATGCCGCGCCTCTACTTCGATGCCAACGCCAGTGCGCCGCCCCACCCGGAGGCGGTGGAGGCGGTTCGGCGGGCCATGGCCGAGGACTGGGCCAATCCCACCAGCACACACCGGGAGGGGCAGCGGGCGCGGTTCCGCCTCGAGGAGGCCCGGCGGGAGCTCGCCGCCTCCCTGAGCGTGGCGCCGGGGGAGCTGGTCTTCTGCGCCAGTGCCACGGAGGCCCTGTTCCTGCTCATCCGCGGTCTGCAGCCGGCCCTGGGGGATCGCCCCGCGGCGGCCTTCCCAGGGGAGCACAGCGCCTGCCTGAACCCCCTGCGCGACTGGTCACGGCTGGCCTGGCTGCCGGAGCTTCCGCCGGACTGCGCCACCGTGGTGCAGATGGCGGCCAACAACGAGACGGGCCTCCTCTACGCCATGCCCGCCCTGCTCGACGCGGTGCGCATCAAGGACTGCTGTCAGGCCTGGGGCAAGGTGCCGGTGGAGCTCTCCGACTGCGACGCCGCCGTGTTCAGCGGCCACAAGATGGGTGGTCCCCGGGGCGCCGCCCTGCTCTGGCTGCGGCCCGGCCTGCCCTGGGAAATCGTGATGGAGGGGCCGCAGGAGCGCCGGAGGCGCGGCGGCACCGAGGACCTGCCGGCCATCCTGGGCCTGGCGGCGGCCGCGCGGCACTTGACGGAGCGTCAAGAGATGAACGCGGCGCTGGCGCCGTTGCGGGATGCCTTCGAGACGGAGGTCACATCCCGGGGCGGTGACATCGCGGTCATCGGCCAGGGGTCGCCGCGCCTGCCGAACACCAGCTGCATCCTGTTCAAGGGCAGGAATGGCGAGGCTCTGCACGCCTCCCTGGACCTGGCGGGATTCGCCGTGAGCACCGGCAGCGCCTGCCACAGCGGGTCGGTGAAACCCAGTCATGCAATTACTACCTTGGGGTATAGTTTGGATGATGCGCGTTCGGTCCTTCGTTTCTCGATGCTTCCGGATGCGCAGCCCAGCGAGGTGGAGGCCCTGGCGGCGGCCATCAAGCGGTTGACATGA
- a CDS encoding aspartate:alanine exchanger family transporter — MIEQVLFFFAHNPLLMLFAVVALGYPISKLRIAGASFGIASILFAGIALGALVMAPGLDPGLKKDISKEMKLVYELGLAVFVYAMGLSISHSFWAAFSREGMKKNAVVLLVMLTSTAFVVVLAKAMGFNSRYAAGLLTGSFTNMPALAGVIERVKTMTGVGPVELAQPTVASAIAYPIGVLVPMLIILVSAKVFRVNLREEADGLKDYQTGHQKLEVWTLRVTQPDAVAMTKRDIRAPQGLHVVFGRVLRKAELLIPGPDFRLQLEDLVTVVGSPEDLAKVESLIGQRSHVELDRDQSALDATRVFVSSRDVVGVPLGRLDLINKHAAIITRVRRGDLWFVPDGDTVLELGDRVRVTTRRDNIEAIEEFFGDSYRDLSEVSFLTFAMGLAAGLALGQLPIPLSHGIIFKLGFAGGPLAVALILGRFHRIGPLVWNFPYSANHTIRQFGLVLFAAGIGVISGEGFRAIVSQNVSVLPLFLGAAFLVCFVADSLTMLLGHKLFGIPLNIMFGILAGTHTQPVVLGYANHHTGNDLPNVGFATVYPLATILKIVLAQVLLAIIR; from the coding sequence ATGATCGAGCAGGTCCTCTTCTTCTTCGCGCACAACCCCCTCCTGATGCTGTTCGCGGTGGTGGCGCTGGGCTATCCCATCAGCAAGCTCCGCATCGCTGGCGCCTCCTTCGGCATCGCCAGCATCCTCTTCGCGGGCATCGCCCTGGGTGCCCTGGTGATGGCACCGGGCCTGGATCCGGGCCTCAAGAAGGACATCTCCAAAGAGATGAAGCTGGTCTACGAGCTGGGCCTGGCGGTGTTCGTGTACGCCATGGGGCTGTCCATCTCCCACAGCTTCTGGGCGGCCTTCAGCCGCGAGGGCATGAAGAAGAACGCCGTGGTGCTGCTGGTGATGCTGACCTCCACGGCCTTCGTGGTGGTACTGGCCAAGGCCATGGGCTTCAATTCCCGCTACGCCGCCGGCCTGCTCACGGGCAGCTTCACGAACATGCCGGCCCTGGCCGGCGTCATCGAGCGGGTGAAGACCATGACGGGCGTGGGCCCGGTGGAGCTGGCCCAGCCCACGGTGGCCTCCGCCATCGCCTATCCCATCGGCGTGCTGGTCCCCATGCTGATCATCCTCGTCAGCGCGAAGGTCTTCCGGGTGAACCTGCGGGAGGAGGCCGATGGCCTCAAGGACTATCAGACCGGCCACCAGAAACTGGAGGTCTGGACCCTGCGGGTGACCCAGCCGGATGCGGTGGCCATGACCAAGCGGGACATCCGCGCGCCCCAGGGCCTGCACGTGGTCTTCGGCCGCGTGCTGCGCAAGGCGGAATTGCTGATCCCGGGACCGGATTTCCGCCTCCAGCTGGAGGACCTCGTCACGGTGGTGGGCTCCCCTGAGGACCTGGCCAAGGTCGAATCGCTCATCGGCCAGCGGAGCCACGTGGAGCTGGACCGCGATCAGAGTGCCCTCGACGCCACGCGGGTCTTCGTGTCCAGCCGGGACGTGGTGGGGGTTCCCCTGGGCAGGCTCGACCTCATCAACAAGCACGCGGCCATCATCACCCGGGTGCGTCGGGGGGACCTCTGGTTCGTTCCCGATGGCGACACGGTGCTGGAACTCGGCGATCGCGTGCGCGTCACCACGCGGCGGGACAACATCGAGGCCATCGAGGAGTTCTTCGGCGACAGCTACCGCGACCTCAGCGAAGTGAGCTTCCTCACCTTCGCCATGGGGCTCGCCGCGGGCCTGGCCCTGGGCCAGCTGCCCATCCCGCTGAGCCACGGCATCATCTTCAAGCTGGGCTTCGCGGGCGGGCCCCTGGCCGTGGCGCTGATCCTGGGCCGCTTCCACCGCATCGGCCCTCTGGTCTGGAACTTCCCCTACAGCGCCAACCACACCATCCGCCAGTTCGGGCTGGTGCTGTTCGCGGCGGGCATCGGCGTCATCTCGGGCGAGGGCTTCCGGGCCATCGTCTCCCAGAACGTCTCGGTGCTGCCGCTCTTCCTGGGCGCGGCCTTCCTCGTCTGCTTCGTGGCGGATTCCCTCACCATGCTGCTGGGGCACAAGCTCTTCGGCATCCCCCTGAACATCATGTTCGGCATCCTGGCCGGCACCCACACCCAGCCCGTGGTGCTGGGCTACGCGAACCACCACACGGGCAACGACCTGCCCAACGTGGGCTTCGCCACCGTCTATCCCCTGGCCACCATCCTCAAGATCGTCCTGGCCCAGGTGCTGCTGGCCATCATCCGGTAG